The Cylindrospermum stagnale PCC 7417 genome segment TGCGGCATCTCAATGCAGGTAAAGTAGTGATAGTCGCCGGGTTTCAAGGGATATCCAACGGCGGAGAAATGGAAATTACTACTTTGGGGCGTGGCGGTTCCGATACTTCAGCGGTGGCGATGGCAGCAGCAATTGGGGCAAATTATTGTGAAATTTATACAGACGTTCCGGGAATTTTAACTACAGATCCCCGCCTCGTGCCCGAAGCCCAACTAATGACGGAAATTACCTGCGATGAAATGCTGGAATTGGCAAGCTTGGGGGCAAAAGTGTTACATCCCCGCGCTGTGGAAATTGCCCGGAACTACGGCGTTCCCTTGGTAGTACGTTCTAGCTGGACGGATGAACCGGGGACTTGGGTGACAACAGCTAAACCCCAAGGGCGATCGCTTGTGAATTTAGAAATTGCCCTGCCTGTGGATGATGTAGAGTTCGACACCGACCAAGCGAAGGTGGCTTTATTGCGCGTACCGGATAAACCAGGGGTAGCAGCACGGCTGTTTGGGGAGATTTGCCGCCAAAACGTCGATGTAGACTTGATTATTCAGTCGATTCACGAAGGTAATAGTAATGACATTGCTTTTACCGTGAGTACACCAATATTAAAACGGGCGGAAGCGGTAGCATCTGCGATCGCCCCAGCATTGCGAAATCAACCGAACTCAGATGAAGCCGAGGTGATGATCGAGGAAAATATTGCCAAAGTTAGCATCGTCGGCGCGGGGATGATTGGGCGTCCGGGGGTAGCTGCGAAGATGTTCGCTACCTTAGCCGAAGCTGGGGTGAATATCCAGATGATTTCTACCAGTGAAGTGAAAGTGAGTTGCGTAGTTGCAACCGCAGAATGCGATCGCGCGATCGTTGCACTCCGGGAAGCCTTTGAAATAGAAGCAGTAGATAACAAAACTAAAAACTCCCCATATAAGAACTCAGAACTTAACATTCCTCTCTCCTCACTTCCTGTCCGTGGTGTTGCTTTAGATATGAACCAAGCCCGGTTAGCTATTCGCCAAGTACCTGATCGTCCGGGGATGGCAGCGAGGTTATTTGGACTGCTAGCGCGGCACAACATCAGCGTTGATATGATTATTCAATCCCAGCGCTGTCGGGTGGTTGATGGCATTCCTCGGCGGGATATCGCCTTTACCGTCGCCCAGATGGATGGAGAGAACGCCCGGCAAAGACTTTCGCAGATTGCCCCAGAGTTAGGATGGGGTGAAGTAGTCTTGGATAGTGCGATCGCCAAAGTGAGTATTGTCGGTGCAGCGATGGTGGGACAACCAGGAGTCGCCGCCAAGATGTTTGCAGCCCTAGCCGAAAACCAAATCAATATTCAAATGATTGCCACTTCAGAAATTAAAATTAGCTGCGTTGTAGCACAAGAACAAGGTGTGCAAGCTTTGCAAGTCATTCACGCCGCCTTTGATTTAGCAGGTAGCGAGAAATTCGTAGTACCAGCGTAAGATCCCCCCGCCTGTGGCGACCCCCTTAAAAAGGGGGTAAAAGAGTCTTAATTAGCCCCCCTTTTTCAAGTAAAAGAGTCTTAATTAGCCCCCCTTTTTCAAGTAAAAGAGTCTTAATTAGCCCCCCTTTTTCAAGTAAAAGAATCTTAATTAGCCCCCCTTTTTAAGGGGGGTTGGGGGGATCTCCAATAAATAAGCTAACTGAAACCTTGGGTAAAAGAATCTTAATTAGCCCCCCTTTTTAAGGGGGGTTGGGGGGATCTCCAACAAATAAGCTAACTGAAACCTTGGGTAAAAGAATCTTAATTAGCTCCCCTTTTTAAGGGGGGTTGGGGATATATCCAGCAGATATTATCAACGTAGATATTGTTGCCAAACTGATAGTCAAGAATGCAAAGCCTTGTCTTTTTATTTCTCGCCGCCCTCGGAGAAATTTCTGGGTGCTATAGCTTTTGGGCATGGTTGAAGTTAGGAAAAAGCATATTTTGGATTATTCCCGGAATTTTCGCCCTAATTTTCTTCGCCATTACTCTCACCAAAGTAGATGCGGCAAATGCCGGCAGAGTATACGCTGCTTATGGTGGCATTTATATACTTTCATCTCTGGTTTGGTTATGGTTAGCTGAAGGCATCAAACCCGATAGATGGGATTTTCTCGGTGTGGCAATTTCCCTCATAGGAACGGTTGTAATTTTGTTTAGTCCACATCGATAAAATTTCGTAGAACCCCACCCTGTTTCGTGGAGGGGGCTAAGATGTAATTAGAGAATTTTGATTTTGAGGTGTTTGTATGCCTTCTCCATTCCCAGGAATGAACCCATATTTAGAACATCCCGAATTATTCCCCGGACTACATCACCTACTAATTATTGAAATTGCCAGATTTTTATCTCCCCAACTGCGTCCTAAATATCGAGTCGCTGTAGAAGTGCGGATGTATGAAACAATCGATGAAAACTCGTTTGTAACTGTCCCTGCACCCGAACCTGTAAAAGTCAAAGTTCCTATGCCAGTGGCTATCAAAGAAGGATATTTAGAAGTAAGAGAAGTAGGAACAGAGGAATTAGTTACTACTATTGAAATTTTATCTCCTACCAATAAGCGTCAGGGCAAAGAACGGCGTATTTATGAAAAAAAGCGAGAACAAGTTTTAGCCAGCTTCACCAATTTAGTAGAAATTGATTTATTACGTAAAGGCGATTTTATGCCGATGACTGGTAAGAATATTCAGAGTCATTATCGGATTTTAATTTGTCGCGGTAATCGTCATCCTATTGCTGATTTATATGCTTTTAATTTACCAGATGTAATTCCAGCTTTTCCCTTACCTTTGCGTTCTGGTGATAGTGAACCAGTAATAGATTTGCAAGCATTGTTAAATCAGGTATATGACATTTATGATTATGATTTGGTTGTAGATTATAGCCAGGAAGCAGTACCAGCATTATCAGAAGCGGATGCAGTTTGGGCAGATGCATTGTTGCGAGAAAAGGGGTTGAGGTAGGATAAAATTAACTACTTTTATCTCAGCGAATTTCTTGCCTCTAAATCTTTGCTAAAATTAACTAAAATTATCAGCGCAACTTCCCAAAGTTGGAGGTATAGCCATGGTACAGCAACTCACACCAGAAACCGCACCAGAAATCATCTACCCTGACAGCGATGGAAAACCGATGTCTGATAATACTAAACAGTATCGTTGGATTGTTACTATTAAAGAAAACTTAGAAATTTTATTTGCACCACAAGATGATGTGTTTATTGCCGGTGATTTACTTTGGTATCCCGTGCAGGGAAGTGTGAAAACTCGGCAAGCACCTGATGTTATGGTTGTTTTTGGCAGACCAAAAG includes the following:
- a CDS encoding DUF4058 family protein translates to MPSPFPGMNPYLEHPELFPGLHHLLIIEIARFLSPQLRPKYRVAVEVRMYETIDENSFVTVPAPEPVKVKVPMPVAIKEGYLEVREVGTEELVTTIEILSPTNKRQGKERRIYEKKREQVLASFTNLVEIDLLRKGDFMPMTGKNIQSHYRILICRGNRHPIADLYAFNLPDVIPAFPLPLRSGDSEPVIDLQALLNQVYDIYDYDLVVDYSQEAVPALSEADAVWADALLREKGLR
- a CDS encoding YnfA family protein, with protein sequence MQSLVFLFLAALGEISGCYSFWAWLKLGKSIFWIIPGIFALIFFAITLTKVDAANAGRVYAAYGGIYILSSLVWLWLAEGIKPDRWDFLGVAISLIGTVVILFSPHR
- a CDS encoding aspartate kinase — its product is MALIVQKYGGTSVGSVERIQAVAQRVYKTVKAGNSLVVVVSAMGKTTDGLVKLANAISTNPNRREMDMLLSTGEQVTIALLSMALLEIGQPAISLTGGQVGIVTEAEHTRARILHIETARLLRHLNAGKVVIVAGFQGISNGGEMEITTLGRGGSDTSAVAMAAAIGANYCEIYTDVPGILTTDPRLVPEAQLMTEITCDEMLELASLGAKVLHPRAVEIARNYGVPLVVRSSWTDEPGTWVTTAKPQGRSLVNLEIALPVDDVEFDTDQAKVALLRVPDKPGVAARLFGEICRQNVDVDLIIQSIHEGNSNDIAFTVSTPILKRAEAVASAIAPALRNQPNSDEAEVMIEENIAKVSIVGAGMIGRPGVAAKMFATLAEAGVNIQMISTSEVKVSCVVATAECDRAIVALREAFEIEAVDNKTKNSPYKNSELNIPLSSLPVRGVALDMNQARLAIRQVPDRPGMAARLFGLLARHNISVDMIIQSQRCRVVDGIPRRDIAFTVAQMDGENARQRLSQIAPELGWGEVVLDSAIAKVSIVGAAMVGQPGVAAKMFAALAENQINIQMIATSEIKISCVVAQEQGVQALQVIHAAFDLAGSEKFVVPA